One Dictyostelium discoideum AX4 chromosome 3 chromosome, whole genome shotgun sequence genomic region harbors:
- the arrL gene encoding ADP-ribosylation factor-related → MGGIFSKGYLPELPNGSLIKLGIIGLENSGKTTLLNKFIDASSKKSIASVLISTGVYIESIIFKGWEIFAGDLLYPNYISKIYKPYLLGSDVIIFMIDSSDIHQMTEAKNQIDLLIQEQCINSSVFLVMANKQDQKRCVSIHQLEQYLELYRLTNPWKCLPLSLIQEKGIEDLIKWILENTVVRKTYNNQLQTLQ, encoded by the exons ATGGGAGGAATATTCTCTAAAGGTTACCTACCTGAATTACCAAATGGTTCTCTTATCAAATTAGGGATTATTGGTTTAGAGAATTCTGGGAAg acaacattattaaataaatttatagatGCATCATCAAAAAAATCTATAGCATCAGTATTAATATCAACAGGAGTTTATATAGAATCTATAATATTTAAAGGATGGGAAATATTTGCAGGTGATTTATTATATCCAAATTATATAagtaaaatttataaaccaTATTTATTAGGATCAGatgtaattatatttatgaTTGATTCATCAGATATTCATCAAATGACCGAGGCAAAGAATCAGATTGATCTATTGATCCAAGAACAATGTATTAATAGTAGTGTATTTTTAGTAATGGCAAATAAACAAGACCAAAAACGGTGTGTTTCAATCCATCAATTGGAGCAGTATTTAGAACTGTACAGATTAACAAACCCTTGGAAATGTTTACCATTATCCTTAATTCAAGAAAAAGGTATtgaagatttaataaaatggaTTTTAGAAAATACTGTAGTAAGAAAAacttataataatcaattacaaactttacaatag
- the elmoA gene encoding engulfment and cell motility ELM family protein, giving the protein MKIKVTFQERIIEHNFETEITNLQQVTQKLCSLFLITNYYSYSLFLSSGQLVDNINLIDEGSEIIIKHLNRLGTISIGSGYSNSVVGTTNNNAPSSPSSSININGQQIQQQIQQQIQQQQQQQQQQQQQVQLSPDTLINNLLNNLKDNTFKKKAFFDLKDLKEEILIKKFVEKNGIEVIVCQLKELTGNTLSYALSALQTIMSYEFTITSMTSTDTASLITQLLPLTENTSNPSISKTSLSLLCLFLNQSNNLNFKQFSSTLVLEYNEKTKRNYNHTLVQLLSSSNTVDVQLNALTLINIIIGKTMSTTIPGLENGSVTGGENGFNKLLKELDEYEINQKLKKLVESIIVAPELKRQLYIYQRHRFQVITNRKNVTFNKESSEHDALLMKLWSLTYPGVKLESRVSEQWKQMGFQGTDPCTDFRAMGIWGLDNLIYFAQNYNEKFRKIVNSQIDRKEREYPTATAGIVLTFELYNSIFKMGTPNLNPYNSTTSNTTSNTTSTTNIDDLPFFPLFFSHPHAFEEVYCTTFQILDSTWDDMNGTYMHFQKIMSSVKNLIITALESKPTTLEAFDWKCQKNTKNSNGGTNSNQNNSSSNLLLSNFANGSSLLSLLNDLSSSSRDDMKKLLTGVNYQVLDLIKSQKISYFQEGFQFKLHKQLKTKQSLPLNWIFIRLFNNNNNNNNNNENCSYEIQYCFLSTELNQPPLPNQSIPTNYNTIKISDLFFNGESTNSNNKKKDKSLSYFNISIKDEQIQSLIQNQLPLSNLNNSSNSLQLDSSTSMNSIKDSIINISSSNNNIKDNLTNNNTNTNTNNTNNNTSNGNGNSNSVSMSSININNSGQLSPNTTSPILIPQQQQQQPQSSSLSVQHQQSSTPTPSSPVLLSSPSLQSSSSSSSSSSNPNLFTIDLISSNRDDVSNFWDSIKLLSGQEIKSQEGLDDYHSLLSINTSVKLLDLDGIDIPKETPQIPILPDNFDFRTV; this is encoded by the exons atgaaaattaaagttACATTCCAAGAAAGGATAATTGAACATAATTTTGAAACAGAAATTACAAATCTTCAACAAGTAACTCAAAAATTATGTTcgttatttttaattacaaattattattcatattctttatttttatcatctgGTCAATTAGTTGAT aatataaatttaattgatgaaggatcagaaattataattaaacatttaaataGATTAGGtacaatttcaattggtagTGGTTATAGTAATAGTGTAGTTggaacaacaaataataatgcaccatcatcaccatcatcaagtataaatattaatggtcaacaaattcaacaacaaattcaacaacaaattcaacaacaacaacaacaacaacaacaacaacaacaacaagttcAATTATCACCAGAtacattaattaataatttattaaataatttaaaagataatacatttaaaaagaaagcattttttgatttaaaagatttaaaagaagaaattttaattaaaaaatttgttgaaaAGAATGGTATTGAAGTTATTGTATGTCAATTAAAGGAATTGACAGGTAACACATTGAGTTATGCATTATCAGCATTACAAACTATAATGTCATATGAGTTTACTATTACATCAATGACATCGACAGATACTGCATCATTGATAACtcaattattaccattaactGAGAATACAAGTAATCCAAGTATTTCAAAAACATCCTTATCTTTATTATgcttatttttaaatcaaagtaataatttaaatttcaaacAATTCTCAAGTACATTAGTATTGgaatataatgaaaaaactAAACGAAATTATAACCATACTCTAGTGCAATTATTAAGTTCTTCAAATACTGTAGATGTTCAATTGAATGCATTAACattgataaatataataattggtAAAACTATGTCAACAACCATTCCAGGTTTAGAGAATGGCAGTGTCACCGGTGGTGAGAATgggtttaataaattattaaaagagttGGATGAATATGAGATAAATCAAAAGTTAAAGAAATTGgttgaatcaattattgTAGCACCGGAATTAAAGAGACAGTTATACATTTACCAACGTCATAGATTCCAAGTTATAACTAATAGAAAGAATGTTACATTTAATAAAGAGTCTAGTGAGCATGATGCATTGTTAATGAAACTTTGGTCATTAACATATCCAGGTGTGAAATTAGAATCACGTGTATCTGAACAATGGAAACAAATGGGTTTTCAAGGTACTGATCCATGTACAGACTTTCGTGCTATGGGTATTTGGGGAttagataatttaatttatttcgctcaaaattataatgaaaagTTTAGAAAAATTGTTAATAGTCAAATAGACAGAAAAGAACGTGAATATCCAACTGCTACAGCTGGTATAGTCTTAACATTTGAATTATACAACTCAATCTTTAAAATGGGTacaccaaatttaaatccaTATAATAGCACCACTAGCAATACCACTAGCAATACCACTAGCACTACCAATATCGATGATTTACCTTTCTTTCCACTATTTTTCTCACATCCTCATGCATTTGAGGAAGTTTATTGTACaacatttcaaatattagaTTCAACATGGGATGATATGAATGGTACTTATATGCATTTTCAAAAGATTATGTCATctgttaaaaatttaattattacagCATTAGAATCAAAACCAACTACTTTGGAAGCTTTTGATTGGAAATGTcaaaaaaatactaaaaattcaaatggtggtacaaattcaaatcaaaataattcatcatcaaatttactattatcaaattttgcAAATGGTTCTTCATTACtatctttattaaatgacCTAAGTTCATCATCTAGAGATGATATGAAAAAGTTGTTAACTGGTGTAAATTATCAAGttttagatttaataaaGTCTCAAAAAATATCATACTTTCAAGAAggttttcaatttaaattacataaacaattaaaaactaaacaatctttaccattaaattggatttttatacgtttatttaataataataataataataacaacaataatgaaaattgttCATATGAAATtcaatattgttttttatcaactgaattaaatcaaccaccattaccaaatcaatcaattccaacaaattataatactattaaaattagtgatcttttttttaatggtgaatctacaaattcaaataataaaaaaaaagataaatcattatcttattttaatatttcaattaaagatgaacaaattcaatcattaattcaaaatcaattaccactttcaaatttaaataatagtagtaatagtttaCAACTTGATTCTTCAACAAGTATGAATAGTATTAAAGATagtataattaatataagtagtagtaataataatattaaagataatttaacaaataataatacaaatacaaatacaaataatacaaataataatacaagcaatggtaatggtaatagtaatagtgtTAGTATGAgtagtattaatattaataatagtggtcAATTATCACCAAATACAACATCACCGATTTTaataccacaacaacaacaacaacaaccacaatcatcatcattatcagtacaacatcaacaaagttcaacaccaacaccatcatcaccagtattactatcatcaccatcattacaatcatcttcatcatcttcatcatcttcatcaaatccaaatctatttacaattgatttaatatcttCAAATAGAGATGATGTTTCAAACTTTTGGGAttctattaaattattatcaggTCAAGAAATTAAGAGTCAAGAAGGTTTAGATGATTatcattcattattatcaataaataCTTCTGTTAAATTATTGGATTTAGATGGTATTGATATTCCAAAAGAAACTCCTCAAATTCCAATTTTACctgataattttgattttagaACTGTATAA
- the gefJ gene encoding Ras guanine nucleotide exchange factor: MSNPVSINNSGSISNSNLNNESLSPSRLSSSPNSKSMELNGKRTLKSSVVKTLLNRSSSGNNLNNTVTTRRAAGSFTSNYQNIYTPNNNSYNSSNNNNNNNNDDDTVSVDGDNPPDSPKSTKDHSNSVGSNSGGGGGGSSGGLNMSMNNIKQQQQDNLIKQQQKDRSLWTVRSLKEHAEVLDIMERLKPVNRAISFGQIYAREETQFDFDPLIGRDTMLQLILQHLQFEGLMDSRKLLEEEARVQYPEYAINESRLVTLLRTALKDSERVFQLTLDDKKRDSQQQLEEHLAFLGLFKDETATDIMGEDVNIYDEPENSNIIYVDDKEKEKEKEKEKEKEKDKFGPNSTNSLSGSGSSPNIPSGMNNNSSSIGNNSIGNSNSYSNGELSPLSASTLLMMSPQNKNSIETNKPQVKAASLNKLVILLTPDNNHDLEYTKTFLLTYQSFTTPEMLLEKLVQRYHVPQKPGQSLDDWKKSAVPIQLRVANVIRTWIKDYFSDFNDKLIQNVKSLYENMKQSGNMSHAKILSESLNAKIKGMVGMDDQKRAPTFTSPAPEPKVPKNIWSQTLDIFSVDEEEIARQLTLMDFEIFSAIKSTELLNQSWNKPKLRHRSPNVLTLINRFNEISQWTATSILSYPKVKDRARIMAKFIKIAEYCMRHLNNFNTSMAILSGLNASSVHRLKFTKEELPKHTQQVYTELQFHLSSAQAYKEYRALLAKANPPCLPYLGVYLTDLTFFEEGNPDFIQGFINFGKRKLIYGSISNVQSFQNAKYNLQPVYQITKLLKGFKLLEENDLYSRSMSFEPRNKERSEIL; the protein is encoded by the exons atgtCTAATCCTGTATCT attaataatagtggtagtattagtaattctaatttaaataatgaaagttTATCACCAAGTAGattatcatcttcaccaAATTCGAAATCaa tGGAGTTAAATGGTAAAAGAACATTGAAAAGTAGTGTTGtaaaaacattattaaatagaTCAAGTTCaggtaataatttaaataatacagTAACAACAAGAAGAGCAGCAGGATCATTTACatcaaattatcaaaatatatatacaccaaataataatagttataatagtagtaataataataataataataataatgacgaCGATACAGTATCAGTAGATGGTGATAATCCACCAGATTCACCAAAATCCACTAAAGATCATAGTAATAGTGTTGGAagtaatagtggtggtggtggtggtggtagtagtggagGATTAAATATGAGTATgaataatataaaacaacaacaacaagataatttaataaaacagCAACAAAAGGATAGATCATTGTGGACTGTTAGATCATTGAAAGAGCATGCAGAAGTATTGGATATAATGGAGAGATTGAAACCAGTGAATAGAGCCATCTCATTTGGTCAAATTTATGCAAGAGAGGAGACACAATTTGATTTCGATCCATTGATTGGTCGTGATACAATGTTACAATTAATTCTACAACATTTACAATTTGAGGGATTGATGGACTCTAGAAAGTTATTAGAAGAGGAGGCAAGAGTGCAATATCCAGAGTATGCAATCAACGAATCTAGATTAGTGACCCTACTTCGTACGGCTTTAAAAGATTCAGAACGTGTTTTCCAATTAACTTTAgatgataaaaaaagagattcacaacaacaattggaAGAGCATTTAGCATTCCTTGGTCTATTCAAAGATGAGACGGCAACTGATATAATGGGTGAAGATGTAAATATTTATGATGAAcctgaaaattcaaatattatatatgtagatgataaagaaaaagaaaaagaaaaggaaaaagaaaaagaaaaagaaaaagataaatttggaccaaattcaacaaatagtTTAAGCGGTAGTGGTTCATCACCAAATATACCTAGTggtatgaataataatagtagtagtataggtaataatagtattggtaatagtaatagttaTAGTAATGGTGAGTTATCACCATTGTCAGCATCAACATTGTTAATGATGTCACCACAGAATAAGAATTCAATAGAGACGAATAAACCACAAGTTAAGGCGgcatcattaaataaattggttattttattaacaCCAGATAATAATCATGATTTAGAGTATACAAAGACATTCTTGTTAACTTACCAATCATTTACAACACCAGAGATGTTGTTGGAGAAATTGGTCCAACGTTATCATGTACCACAGAAACCAGGTCAATCATTGGACGATTGGAAAAAGAGTGCCGTACCAATTCAATTACGTGTTGCCAATGTTATTAGAACTTGGATAAAGGATTACTTTTCAGATTTCAATGATAAACTCATTCAAAATGTAAAATCACTCTATGAGAATATGAAACAGTCTGGTAATATGTCGCATGCAAAGATTCTATCAGAGTCGTTGAATGCAAAGATCAAGGGTATGGTTGGCATGGACGATCAAAAGAGGGCCCCCACTTTCACAAGTCCTGCACCCGAACCAAAGGTACCAAAGAATATTTGGTCACAAACTTTAGACATTTTCTCTGTCGATGAAGAAGAAATCGCTAGACAATTGACCTTGATGGACTTTGAAATCTTTTCAGCCATTAAATCAACCGAATTGTTGAATCAAAGTTGGAATAAACCAAAACTACGTCACCGTTCACCAAATGTATTGACTTTGATCAATAGATTCAATGAGATCTCTCAATGGACTGCAACTTCGATTCTCTCTTATCCAAAGGTTAAGGATAGAGCTAGAATCATGGCTAAGTTCATAAAGATCGCTGAATATTGTATGagacatttaaataatttcaatactTCAATGGCAATTCTTTCAGGTTTAAACGCTTCCTCTGTTCATAGATTAAAATTCACCAAAGAAGAGTTACCAAAACATACTCAACAAGTTTACACAGAGTTACAATTTCATCTAAGTTCAGCTCAAGCTTACAAAGAGTATCGTGCTCTTTTGGCAAAAGCAAATCCACCTTGTTTACCTTATCTTGGTGTTTATTTAACAGATTTAACTTTCTTTGAAGAAGGTAATCCTGATTTCATTCAAGGTTTCATCAATTTTGGTAAAAGAAAGTTAATCTAtggttcaatttcaaatgttcAAAGTTTTCAAAATgcaaaatataatttacaaCCAGTTTATcaaattacaaaattattaaaaggttttaaacttttagaagaaaatgatttatattCAAGATCAATGTCATTTGAACCaagaaataaagaaagaagtgaaattttataa
- the tmem115 gene encoding transmembrane protein, translated as MLYSNIAPPRFYLWTFFTASLTETSIISGIFNIVALLFIGKYLEPIWGSREFIKFILVVIFFSSLCSFFFFVFKFMFFGGIDLIMKANVCGFSGVIAAFSVALKQLITEQEFNFFLIKIRAKWIPFILILFRVIVFSFIGFQDRSFTLVIYGVFIAWIYLRFYQVKSGVKGDLNESFSFYTFFPDPVQAPIKVISNIVFKILCKLSICSSSRFSNQSILPTTNNNNINNNDDSYNVADMERRRALAVKALEERMQQQQQHQQQQQQQNQQQNQQQTNLNISIDSQDPK; from the exons atGTTGTATAGtaa tatAGCACCACCCCGATTCTATTTGTGGACTTTTTTTACAGCAAGTTTAACAGAGACCTCTATTATTAGt ggaattttcaatatagtagcattattatttattgggAAATATTTAGAACCAATATGGGGTTCAAGAGAATTTATAAAGTTTATATTAGTAgtaattttcttttcaaGTTTATGttcattctttttctttgtatttaaatttatgttttttGGTGGTATTGATCTTATAAT gaaagCAAATGTTTGTGGATTTTCAGGTGTTATAGCAGCATTTTCAGTTGCAttgaaacaattaataacagaacaagaatttaatttctttttaataaagattaGAGCAAAATGGATACCatttatattgattttatttagaGTGATTGTATTTTCATTCATTGGATTTCAAGACAGATCATTCACATTGGTCATTTATGGTGTATTTATAGCTTGGATTTATTTAAGATTTTATCAAGTTAAATCTGGTGTAAAAGGTGATCTTAATgaatctttttcattttatacaTTTTTCCCTGACCCAGTACA aGCACCAATTAAAGTTATTTCAAATATAgtatttaaaattctttgtaaattatcaatatgtTCATCATCAAGATtttcaaatcaatcaattttaccaacaacaaataataataatattaataacaatgatGATAGCTATAATGTAGCTGATATGGAGAGAAGAAGAGCATTAGCTGTTAAAGCTCTTGAAGAAAGaatgcaacaacaacaacaacatcaacaacaacaacaacaacaaaatcaacaacaaaaccaacaacaaacaaatttaaatatttcaattgacAGTCAAGacccaaaataa
- the ilvB gene encoding 2-hydroxyphytanoyl-CoA lyase: MLLEQENITKGAVIAASVGSVLFSLYFLENRNIIDCDGQIINFKFQKSSSGGELVANVLSKQGVKFLFTLTGGHIAPILVESDKIGIRVIDVRHESTTVFAADGVFRLTGIPGVAVVTAGPGLTNTITAVKNAQMAQSGVVLIGGATSDLLKGKGSLQDIDQFALLRPHVKWCSHVSTNSDIVPMLERAFYEARNGTPGPVFVEFPIDVLYQESVVRGWYLKNQDQAKSLASRVINMYMSYHLKKIFSAIDSNIVIHGRVRQHQTRVTSDHVSALLARLVSNKDGACKKPVLIVGSQVTLINDAYSIESLQRSVQSLGIPVFTSSMSRGLLGTSHSNLFRHCRSHALKKADLVILAGVTCDFRLNYGRSINSRAKVFSINRDSIDLYKNKSPNYPYSLDPGSFLVQLSESISELPSSDRSIIELKFRDWINELTNLDVSRNVDIANKINIPPSKEGFLNPLKALQMFDEQLPHKTIMVADGGDFVGSASYIVRPRAPLSWLDPGVFGTLGVGAGFSIAAKLCRPDHQVWTIYGDGAFGYSIPELDTMVRHKISVGAIIGNDSGWIQILREQQEQLNSDVGCNLAYTDYHQVAIAFGGKGFKSTNESELKFALEESNKILNQNQQPVVINCIIERNDFRKGSISA; encoded by the exons atgttattgGAACAAGAAAATATTACAAAAGGAGCTGTTATAGCAGCAAGTGTTGGATCAGTTTTATTctcattatattttttagaaaatagaAATATTATTGATTGTGATGgtcaaattatcaattttaaatttcaaaaaagttCAAGTGGTGGTGAATTAGTTGCAAATGTTTTATCAAAACAAGgtgttaaatttttattcacATTAACTGGTGGTCATATTGCTCCAATTTTAGTTGAATCTGATAAAATTGGTATTAGAGTTATTGAT gTAAGACATGAATCAACAACAGTATTTGCAGCAGATGGTGTCTTTAGATTAACAGGTATACCAGGTGTTGCAGTTGTAACAGCAGGTCCAGGATTAACAAATACTATAACAGCAGTAAAGAATGCACAGATGGCACAAAGTGGTGTTGTTTTAATAGGTGGTGCAACAAGTGATTTATTGAAAGGAAAAGGATCATTACAAGACATTGATCAATTTGCATTACTTAGACCACATGTTAAATGGTGTTCACATGTTTCAACTAACAGTGATATCGTACCAATGTTGGAGAGAGCATTCTATGAGGCACGTAATGGTACACCGGGTCCTGTGTTTGTTGAATTCCCAATCGATGTTCTATATCAAGAGTCAGTGGTTAGGGGATGgtatttaaagaatcaagATCAAGCAAAATCATTGGCATCACGTGTAATAAATATGTATATGTCATATCATTTGAAGAAGATATTCTCAGCGATCGATAGTAATATAGTGATTCATGGTAGAGTGAGACAACATCAAACTAGAGTTACCTCTGATCACGTTTCAGCATTACTAGCCCGATTGGTTTCAAATAAAGACGGGGCATGTAAAAAGCCAGTGTTGATCGTTGGTTCACAAGTTACATTGATTAATGATGCCTATTCAATTGAATCGTTACAAAGAAGTGTTCAATCATTGGGTATACCTGTTTTCACTAGTAGTATGTCAAGAGGTTTATTGGGTACAAGTCATTCTAATCTTTTTAGACATTGTAGATCTCATGCATTAAAGAAAGCAGATTTGGTTATTTTGGCAGGTGTAACATGTGATTTCCGTTTAAATTATGGTAGATCAATTAATAGTCGTGCAAAGGTATTCTCAATCAATAgggattcaattgatttatataaaaacaagTCACCTAATTATCCATACAGTTTAGATCCTGGTTCATTTTTAGTACAATTGTCAGAGTCAATCTCAGAGTTACCATCATCAGATAGATCTATAATCGAATTGAAATTTAGAGATTGGATTAATGAATTGACAAATCTTGATGTCTCTAGAAATGTTGATATTGccaataaaatcaatattccACCATCAAAAGAGGGTTTCTTAAATCCATTGAAAGCATTGCAAATGTTTGATGAACAATTACCACACAAAACCATTATGGTGGctgatggtggtgatttcGTTGGTTCTGCAAGTTATATCGTTCGTCCAAGAGCACCATTATCTTGGTTGGATCCTGGTGTATTTGGTACATTGGGTGTTGGTGCTGGTTTTTCAATTGCTGCCAAACTTTGTAGACCTGATCATCAAGTTTGGACAATCTATGGTGATGGTGCTTTCGGTTATAGTATACCAGAGTTGGATACAATGGTACGTCATAAAATTTCAGTTGGTGCTATCATTGGTAATGATTCAGGTTGGATTCAAATCTTACgtgaacaacaagaacaattaaataGTGATGTTGGTTGTAATTTAGCTTATACTGATTATCATCAAGTTGCAATAGCATTTGGTGGTAAAGGttttaaatcaacaaatgaatctgaattaaaatttgctttagaagaatcaaataaaattttaaatcaaaatcaacaaccagTTGTTATTAATTGTATAATTGAACGTAATGATTTTAGAAAAGGTTCAATTAGTgcttaa